The following are from one region of the Streptomyces rubrogriseus genome:
- a CDS encoding FKBP-type peptidyl-prolyl cis-trans isomerase, with the protein MSIDKPEVDFPGGEPPADLEIKDIWEGDGPVAEAGQTVTVHYVGVTFSTGEEFDASWNRGAPFRFPLGGGRVIAGWDQGVQGMKVGGRRQLTIPAHLAYGDQSPTPAIPPGSTLIFVVDLLGV; encoded by the coding sequence GTGAGCATCGACAAGCCCGAGGTCGACTTCCCGGGCGGCGAGCCCCCGGCGGACCTCGAGATCAAGGACATCTGGGAGGGCGACGGCCCGGTTGCCGAGGCCGGTCAGACCGTGACCGTCCACTACGTGGGCGTGACCTTCAGCACGGGCGAGGAGTTCGACGCCAGCTGGAACCGCGGTGCGCCGTTCCGCTTCCCGCTCGGTGGCGGCCGCGTCATCGCGGGCTGGGACCAGGGCGTGCAGGGCATGAAGGTCGGCGGCCGTCGCCAGCTGACCATCCCGGCGCACCTCGCGTACGGCGACCAGAGCCCGACCCCGGCGATCCCGCCCGGCTCGACGCTGATCTTCGTGGTCGATCTGCTCGGAGTCTGA
- a CDS encoding membrane protein — protein sequence MFWPMFAVAVGFLGLAVLAVFAVKVFVEAQRLGRQVTDSARRISRAAEDLERATESAARAVDAL from the coding sequence ATGTTCTGGCCGATGTTCGCGGTTGCCGTGGGTTTCCTGGGTCTCGCCGTCCTCGCGGTGTTCGCCGTGAAGGTGTTCGTGGAGGCGCAGCGCCTCGGCCGGCAGGTGACGGACTCCGCCCGCCGGATCAGCCGGGCCGCCGAGGACCTGGAGCGCGCGACCGAGAGCGCCGCCCGTGCCGTGGACGCCTTGTGA
- a CDS encoding GTP-binding protein — MDFKSSDTIPGPRTEDRLPHTAEAAVKIVIVGGFGVGKTTMVGSVSEIRPLTTEETMTQAGIGVDDNYGSASKTATTVAMDFGRISITDELVLYLFGTPGQERFWFLWNGLFEGALGAVVLVDTRRLEVSFDVMGRLEERGVPFVVAVNTFPDAPRYPVAELRTALDLPEEIPILDCDVRRRASSRDVLMTLMRFLHALAMKGALT; from the coding sequence ATGGACTTCAAAAGCTCTGACACGATCCCGGGCCCGCGGACCGAGGACCGGCTGCCGCACACGGCCGAGGCCGCCGTGAAGATCGTCATCGTGGGCGGCTTCGGGGTCGGCAAGACCACCATGGTCGGTTCGGTCAGCGAGATCCGGCCGCTGACCACCGAGGAGACGATGACCCAGGCCGGCATCGGCGTCGACGACAACTACGGCTCGGCCTCCAAGACGGCCACCACGGTCGCCATGGACTTCGGCCGCATCAGCATCACCGACGAACTGGTGCTCTACCTCTTCGGTACACCCGGCCAGGAGCGCTTCTGGTTCCTGTGGAACGGCCTGTTCGAGGGCGCCCTCGGCGCGGTGGTCCTGGTCGACACCCGCCGCCTGGAGGTCAGCTTCGACGTCATGGGCCGCCTGGAGGAGCGCGGCGTGCCCTTCGTCGTCGCCGTCAACACCTTCCCCGACGCGCCCCGCTACCCCGTCGCGGAACTGCGCACCGCGCTCGACCTGCCCGAGGAGATCCCCATCCTCGACTGCGACGTGCGGCGCCGGGCCTCCAGCCGGGACGTCCTGATGACCCTGATGCGCTTCCTGCACGCCCTCGCCATGAAGGGCGCGCTGACCTGA
- a CDS encoding helix-turn-helix transcriptional regulator, giving the protein MAGKPVRPVNAIDQTRRMLSLVTYLRERPGARVEDVARAFGITEDELVSDLDVLPMCGTSFRGGDLLDIDTDGERIWWHNPAALGADAAEPLRLAADEATALLVAARAVATLPGLRESDRQALLRATAKVEASAGEAAGASSRLSVTFESEGGVFADVDRAISERRRLWIRYYSPARDEVTEREIDPIRLVSVGHTYVEAWCRRSEARRTFRLDRVAEIRILDEPSAPPEVELRDLSEGLVQPAAEDPEVVVEVGPGGRWVAEYYPHDSADERPDGGLRITLRTPDPASLRRLALRLGRDGRIVSPPALADSARQAAREALAAYDGIEAAGAHGGADTAEGSRQGAAAAERRHDRQEQGL; this is encoded by the coding sequence GTGGCAGGCAAACCGGTCAGGCCCGTGAACGCCATCGACCAGACCCGGCGGATGCTGTCCCTGGTGACGTATCTGCGTGAGCGTCCAGGCGCCAGGGTCGAGGACGTCGCCCGTGCCTTCGGCATCACCGAGGACGAGCTGGTCTCCGACCTCGACGTGCTCCCGATGTGCGGGACCAGCTTCCGCGGCGGCGACCTCCTCGACATCGACACGGACGGCGAGCGCATCTGGTGGCACAACCCGGCCGCGCTGGGCGCGGACGCGGCGGAGCCGCTGCGGCTGGCGGCCGACGAGGCGACCGCGCTGCTCGTCGCCGCCCGTGCCGTCGCGACCCTGCCGGGGCTGCGCGAGAGCGACCGGCAGGCGCTGCTGCGGGCGACCGCGAAGGTGGAGGCCTCGGCCGGTGAGGCCGCCGGCGCCAGCTCGCGGCTGTCCGTCACCTTCGAGTCCGAGGGCGGTGTCTTCGCCGACGTCGACCGGGCCATCTCGGAGCGCCGCCGGCTGTGGATCCGCTACTACTCGCCGGCCCGCGACGAGGTCACCGAGCGGGAGATCGACCCCATCCGGCTGGTCAGCGTCGGGCACACGTACGTGGAGGCCTGGTGCCGCCGCTCCGAGGCCCGGCGCACCTTCCGGCTCGACCGGGTGGCCGAGATCCGCATCCTGGACGAGCCGTCCGCACCGCCGGAGGTGGAGCTGCGGGACCTGTCGGAGGGGCTGGTGCAGCCCGCCGCGGAGGACCCCGAGGTCGTCGTCGAGGTCGGTCCCGGCGGGCGCTGGGTGGCCGAGTACTACCCGCACGACAGCGCCGATGAACGTCCCGACGGCGGTCTGCGTATCACGCTGCGCACGCCCGACCCGGCCTCCCTGCGGCGGCTCGCGCTGCGGCTCGGACGGGACGGCCGGATCGTCTCCCCGCCCGCGCTGGCCGACAGCGCCCGGCAGGCCGCCCGCGAGGCGCTCGCCGCGTACGACGGGATCGAGGCGGCCGGGGCGCACGGCGGGGCCGACACCGCCGAGGGCAGCCGTCAGGGGGCAGCGGCGGCCGAGAGGCGGCACGACAGGCAGGAGCAAGGACTGTGA
- a CDS encoding helix-turn-helix transcriptional regulator, which yields MAIAKAERLMNLALCLLGTRRPLSKRELRESVEAYLEAGSDDSFNRMFERDKDDLRELGLVIETVESLDGEIGYLARRDSNRLPPITLDAEEAAALGLAAKVWQQARLAGAASGALQKLRAAGLPEDVDPYEAHSALEPRIPVHEAAFEPLMLACRDRRPVLFDYRKANAVQPEPRHVEPWALECWRGHWYLAGFDRDRGAERVFRLSRITGKVRSRGARFTAPVPDVVTVRETVASWAGETADRSALIRLRAGAGYPLRAKAGRVRELGDGWDELEIPYGHGLDAWLVEFGPDVVVLEPAELRADVVDRLRAVAKG from the coding sequence ATGGCCATTGCCAAGGCCGAGCGGCTGATGAACCTGGCGCTGTGTCTGCTCGGGACGCGGCGGCCACTCAGCAAGCGTGAGCTGCGCGAGTCGGTCGAGGCCTACCTCGAAGCGGGCTCCGACGACTCCTTCAACCGCATGTTCGAGCGCGACAAGGACGATCTGCGCGAGCTGGGACTGGTCATCGAGACCGTGGAGAGCCTCGACGGGGAGATCGGCTACCTGGCCCGCCGGGACAGCAACCGGCTGCCGCCCATCACCCTGGACGCCGAGGAGGCCGCCGCGCTCGGGCTGGCCGCGAAGGTGTGGCAGCAGGCCCGCCTCGCCGGTGCCGCGAGCGGCGCGCTGCAGAAGCTGCGGGCGGCGGGGCTGCCCGAGGACGTCGACCCCTACGAGGCGCACAGCGCGCTGGAGCCCCGTATCCCGGTGCACGAGGCGGCCTTCGAGCCGCTGATGCTGGCCTGCCGCGACCGCCGGCCGGTGCTCTTCGACTACCGCAAGGCGAACGCCGTCCAGCCCGAGCCCCGGCACGTGGAGCCGTGGGCGCTGGAGTGCTGGCGCGGCCACTGGTACCTGGCGGGCTTCGACCGCGACCGCGGTGCCGAGCGGGTGTTCCGGTTGTCGCGGATCACCGGGAAGGTGCGGTCCCGCGGTGCGCGCTTCACCGCGCCGGTGCCCGACGTCGTCACCGTCCGGGAGACGGTCGCGAGCTGGGCGGGGGAGACCGCCGACCGGTCGGCGCTGATCCGGCTCCGTGCGGGCGCGGGGTACCCGCTTCGGGCGAAGGCCGGCCGGGTGCGGGAACTCGGTGACGGCTGGGACGAGTTGGAGATTCCGTACGGGCACGGCCTGGACGCCTGGCTGGTGGAGTTCGGGCCGGACGTGGTGGTGCTGGAGCCGGCGGAGTTGCGTGCGGACGTGGTGGACCGGCTGCGTGCCGTCGCCAAGGGCTGA
- a CDS encoding DEAD/DEAH box helicase codes for MIVRLSVRAGTLESTMTEDLSPAERYAAARQRAVEQATALASFREMYDFGLDPFQIEACQALEAGKGVLVAAPTGSGKTIVGEFAVHLALQQGRKCFYTTPIKALSNQKYADLCRRYGTDRVGLLTGDNSVNSEAPVVVMTTEVLRNMLYAGSQTLLGLGHVVMDEVHYLSDRFRGAVWEEVIIHLPESVTLVSLSATVSNAEEFGDWLDTVRGDTQVIVSEHRPVPLFQHVLAGRRMYDLFEEAEGHKKAVNPDLTRMARLEASRPSYQDRRRGRAMKEADRERERRQRSRVWTPSRPEVIERLDSEGLLPAITFIFSRAGCEAAVQQCLYAGLRLNDEEARERVRALVEERTSSIPREDLHVLGYYEWLEGLERGIAAHHAGMLPTFKEVVEELFVRGLVKAVFATETLALGINMPARSVVLEKLVKWNGEQHADITPGEFTQLTGRAGRRGIDVEGHAVVLWQRAMNPEHLAGLAGTRTYPLRSSFKPSYNMAVNLVEQFGRHRSRELLETSFAQFQADKSVVGISRQVQRNEEGLEGYKASMTCHLGDFDEYARLRRELKDREQELARQGVNQRRAEAAVALEKLKPGDVIHVPTGKYAGLALVLDPGLPAGRSNGHRGFDHHDGPRPLVLTAERQVKRLASIDFPVPVEALDRMRIPKSFNARSPQSRRDLASALRSKAGHITPERARKKRSQAADDREINRLRKAIRAHPCHGCDDREDHARWAERYHRLLRDTSQLERRIEGRTNTIARTFDRIVALLTELDYLRGDEVTEHGKRLARLYGELDLLASECLREGVWEGLSPAELAACVSALVFESRAADDAMAPKVPSGKAKAALGETVRIWGRLDALEEDFRISQTEGVGQREPDLGFAWAAYMWASGKGLDEVLREVEMPAGDFVRWCKQVIDVLGQISAAAPGAGSTVPKNARKAVDELLRGVVAYSSVG; via the coding sequence ATGATCGTCCGGTTGTCGGTGCGGGCCGGTACGCTCGAAAGCACGATGACAGAGGATCTCTCACCGGCCGAGCGGTACGCGGCAGCCCGTCAGCGCGCTGTCGAGCAGGCCACCGCGCTCGCCTCCTTCCGCGAGATGTACGACTTCGGCCTCGACCCCTTCCAGATCGAGGCCTGCCAGGCACTCGAGGCGGGCAAGGGCGTGCTGGTGGCCGCGCCCACCGGCTCCGGCAAGACGATCGTCGGCGAGTTCGCCGTCCACCTCGCCCTCCAGCAGGGCAGGAAGTGCTTCTACACGACGCCGATCAAGGCCCTGTCGAACCAGAAGTACGCCGACCTGTGCCGCCGCTACGGCACCGACAGGGTGGGCCTGCTCACCGGCGACAACAGCGTGAACTCCGAAGCCCCGGTGGTCGTGATGACCACCGAGGTCCTGCGGAACATGCTGTACGCGGGCTCGCAGACCCTCCTCGGCCTCGGCCACGTGGTCATGGACGAGGTGCACTACCTCTCCGACCGGTTCCGCGGCGCCGTGTGGGAGGAAGTGATCATCCACCTCCCCGAGTCCGTGACCCTGGTGTCGCTCTCGGCGACCGTGTCGAACGCGGAGGAGTTCGGCGACTGGCTCGACACGGTGCGCGGCGACACCCAGGTGATCGTCTCCGAGCACCGGCCCGTGCCGCTGTTCCAGCACGTGCTGGCCGGACGCCGGATGTACGACCTGTTCGAGGAGGCCGAGGGCCACAAGAAGGCCGTCAACCCCGACCTGACGCGCATGGCGCGCCTGGAGGCGAGCCGCCCCTCCTACCAGGACCGCAGGCGCGGCCGGGCCATGAAGGAGGCCGACCGGGAGCGGGAGCGCAGACAGCGCTCGCGGGTGTGGACGCCGAGCCGGCCCGAGGTCATCGAGCGGCTGGACTCCGAGGGGCTGCTGCCCGCGATCACCTTCATCTTCAGCCGGGCCGGCTGCGAGGCCGCCGTCCAGCAGTGCCTGTACGCGGGCCTCAGGCTCAACGACGAGGAGGCCCGGGAGCGGGTGCGGGCCCTCGTCGAGGAGCGCACCTCCTCCATCCCCCGCGAGGACCTGCACGTCCTGGGCTACTACGAGTGGCTGGAGGGGCTGGAGCGCGGCATCGCCGCCCACCACGCGGGCATGCTGCCCACCTTCAAGGAGGTCGTCGAGGAGCTGTTCGTCCGCGGACTGGTGAAGGCCGTCTTCGCGACCGAGACCCTCGCCCTCGGCATCAACATGCCGGCCCGCTCGGTCGTGCTGGAGAAGCTCGTCAAGTGGAACGGCGAGCAGCACGCCGACATCACCCCCGGCGAGTTCACCCAGCTCACCGGCCGGGCCGGACGGCGCGGCATCGACGTCGAGGGCCACGCGGTGGTGCTGTGGCAGCGCGCCATGAACCCCGAGCACCTCGCGGGACTGGCCGGCACCCGCACCTACCCGCTGCGCTCCAGCTTCAAGCCGTCGTACAACATGGCGGTCAACCTGGTCGAGCAGTTCGGCCGGCACCGCTCGCGGGAGCTGCTGGAGACGTCCTTCGCGCAGTTCCAGGCGGACAAGTCGGTCGTCGGCATCTCCCGGCAGGTGCAGCGCAACGAGGAGGGCCTGGAGGGCTACAAGGCGTCCATGACCTGCCACCTCGGTGACTTCGACGAGTACGCCCGGCTGCGCCGCGAGCTGAAGGACCGCGAGCAGGAGCTGGCCCGGCAGGGCGTCAACCAGCGGCGTGCCGAGGCCGCCGTGGCGCTGGAGAAGCTGAAGCCGGGCGACGTCATCCACGTGCCGACCGGCAAGTACGCGGGCCTCGCCCTGGTCCTCGACCCGGGACTGCCGGCCGGGCGGTCCAACGGCCACCGCGGCTTCGACCACCACGACGGGCCCCGCCCGCTGGTGCTGACCGCCGAGCGGCAGGTCAAGCGGCTGGCGTCGATCGACTTCCCGGTGCCCGTCGAGGCGCTGGACCGGATGCGGATCCCGAAGTCCTTCAACGCGCGCTCGCCGCAGTCCCGCCGCGACCTCGCCTCCGCGCTGCGCTCCAAGGCCGGGCACATCACGCCGGAGCGGGCCCGCAAGAAGCGCTCCCAGGCCGCCGACGACCGGGAGATCAACCGGCTGCGCAAGGCGATCCGCGCCCACCCCTGCCACGGCTGCGACGACCGCGAGGACCACGCCCGCTGGGCCGAGCGCTACCACCGGCTGCTGCGCGACACCTCGCAGCTGGAGCGCCGGATCGAGGGCCGGACCAACACCATCGCCCGCACCTTCGACCGGATCGTCGCGCTGCTGACGGAGCTGGACTACCTGCGCGGCGACGAGGTCACCGAGCACGGCAAGCGCCTGGCGCGGCTCTACGGCGAGCTGGACCTGCTCGCCAGCGAGTGCCTGCGCGAGGGCGTCTGGGAGGGGCTGTCCCCGGCCGAGCTGGCCGCCTGCGTCTCGGCGCTGGTCTTCGAGTCACGGGCTGCCGACGACGCGATGGCGCCCAAGGTGCCCTCGGGCAAGGCCAAGGCCGCGCTCGGTGAGACGGTCCGCATCTGGGGCCGCCTGGACGCCCTGGAGGAGGACTTCCGGATCAGCCAGACCGAGGGCGTCGGCCAGCGCGAGCCCGATCTCGGCTTCGCCTGGGCGGCGTACATGTGGGCCTCCGGCAAGGGGCTGGACGAGGTGCTGCGCGAGGTCGAGATGCCGGCCGGCGACTTCGTGCGCTGGTGCAAGCAGGTCATCGACGTCCTCGGCCAGATCTCGGCCGCCGCGCCCGGTGCGGGCTCCACCGTCCCGAAGAACGCGCGCAAGGCGGTCGACGAGCTGCTGCGCGGGGTGGTCGCCTACTCGTCCGTGGGCTGA
- the tatA gene encoding Sec-independent protein translocase subunit TatA, whose amino-acid sequence MFGRLGAPEIILILVVIILLFGAKKLPDMARSLGKSARILKSEAKAMKSEAKSDDAAPADPPNPEQSAAQRTIQAAPGDVTSSRPVTEPTDTTKR is encoded by the coding sequence ATGTTCGGAAGGCTCGGCGCCCCCGAGATCATTCTCATCCTCGTCGTCATCATCCTGCTGTTCGGCGCCAAGAAGCTTCCGGACATGGCGCGGTCGCTCGGCAAGTCGGCGCGCATCCTCAAGAGCGAGGCCAAGGCCATGAAGAGCGAGGCCAAGTCCGACGACGCCGCCCCCGCCGACCCGCCGAACCCCGAGCAGTCCGCGGCGCAGCGCACCATCCAGGCCGCCCCCGGCGACGTGACCAGCTCCCGGCCGGTCACCGAGCCGACGGACACGACCAAGCGCTGA
- a CDS encoding roadblock/LC7 domain-containing protein, with translation MLRDLYDGVPGIEMIVVLSADGLRIARYSGDPDAADRVAAACAGLQSLASAVSQEIPTSDGDMKMVLIEMNGGYFYLMAAGPNAYLAVLSDVRCEPGRMGLSMADLVARIGPHLTSPARRNGQTV, from the coding sequence ATGCTCCGGGACCTCTACGACGGCGTCCCGGGCATCGAGATGATCGTGGTGCTCTCCGCCGACGGCCTGCGCATCGCCCGCTACTCCGGGGACCCGGACGCCGCCGACCGGGTCGCCGCCGCCTGCGCGGGCCTGCAGAGCCTGGCGAGCGCCGTCAGCCAGGAGATCCCCACCAGCGACGGCGACATGAAGATGGTGCTCATCGAGATGAACGGCGGCTACTTCTACCTGATGGCCGCCGGTCCCAACGCCTACCTCGCCGTGCTCTCCGACGTCCGCTGCGAACCCGGCCGGATGGGCCTGAGCATGGCCGACCTGGTCGCCCGGATCGGCCCCCACCTCACCAGTCCGGCACGGCGCAACGGGCAGACCGTATGA
- a CDS encoding DUF742 domain-containing protein produces MTPPQRQRRSPGSDRPAAPAPGGAPAKEGEVRNPERLFVIGGEGGGERADIDLVTLIVARADPPVSATPEQAALLRLCAAPLSVAELSAYLSLPFSVVTVLLTDLLASELVQARAPIVRQKVADRNLLEAVMHGLQKL; encoded by the coding sequence ATGACTCCTCCCCAGCGCCAGAGGCGATCACCCGGGTCCGACCGGCCCGCCGCGCCCGCCCCCGGCGGCGCGCCCGCCAAGGAGGGCGAGGTCCGCAACCCCGAGCGGCTCTTCGTCATCGGCGGTGAGGGAGGCGGCGAACGCGCCGACATCGACCTCGTCACCCTGATCGTGGCCCGCGCCGACCCCCCGGTGTCCGCCACACCGGAACAGGCCGCCCTGCTGCGGCTGTGCGCCGCACCCCTGTCCGTGGCCGAGCTGTCGGCCTACCTGAGCCTGCCGTTCAGTGTGGTGACCGTGCTGCTCACCGACCTGCTGGCGTCGGAACTGGTGCAGGCCCGCGCCCCGATCGTCCGCCAGAAGGTCGCCGACCGAAACCTCCTCGAAGCGGTGATGCATGGACTTCAAAAGCTCTGA
- the tatC gene encoding twin-arginine translocase subunit TatC has translation MLKPARNKEKDPEGRMPLAEHLRELRNRLAKALLAIVVVTVVAAFFYQWIINALTDPILQSIGCEKSFAELAQSEAGSEPCAQITINGLLGPFTLALKVSLTAGVVLASPVWLYQLWAFVAPGLHRNEKKYAYAFVATGAPLFLAGAYFAYAVLPTSAKVLIEFTPNDVDNLLPLDELLDLVTRMVVVFGLSFELPLLLVMLNFTGVLTGKRMLGWWRAMIMGITLFAAIATPSTDPLTMIMLAGPIWVLYFAAVTVSLLNDRRKARREALEPDDDEASDLDLTPEDIGEVEPVTTARALPEQATKDRVNGYDDVT, from the coding sequence TTGCTGAAGCCTGCCCGCAACAAGGAGAAGGACCCCGAGGGGCGGATGCCGCTCGCGGAACACCTTCGTGAGCTCCGCAACCGGCTCGCGAAGGCGCTGCTGGCCATCGTCGTCGTCACGGTGGTCGCCGCCTTCTTCTATCAGTGGATCATCAACGCCCTCACGGATCCGATCCTCCAGTCGATCGGCTGTGAGAAGTCGTTCGCGGAGCTGGCCCAGTCGGAGGCCGGCTCGGAGCCGTGCGCGCAGATCACCATCAACGGTCTGCTCGGCCCCTTCACCCTGGCGCTGAAGGTGTCCCTGACGGCCGGTGTCGTGCTGGCCTCGCCGGTCTGGCTCTACCAGCTGTGGGCGTTCGTCGCCCCGGGGCTGCACCGGAACGAGAAGAAGTACGCCTACGCGTTCGTCGCCACCGGCGCCCCGCTCTTCCTGGCCGGCGCGTACTTCGCCTACGCGGTGCTGCCCACCTCGGCGAAGGTGCTGATCGAGTTCACGCCGAACGACGTCGACAACCTGCTGCCGCTGGACGAGCTGCTCGACCTCGTCACGCGCATGGTGGTCGTCTTCGGTCTCTCCTTCGAGCTGCCCCTGCTGCTGGTCATGCTCAACTTCACCGGCGTGCTGACCGGCAAGCGGATGCTCGGCTGGTGGCGCGCGATGATCATGGGCATCACGCTGTTCGCGGCCATCGCCACGCCCAGCACCGACCCGCTGACGATGATCATGCTGGCCGGTCCGATCTGGGTCCTGTACTTCGCCGCGGTCACCGTCTCGCTGCTGAACGACCGCCGCAAGGCCCGCCGCGAGGCCCTGGAGCCCGACGACGACGAGGCGTCCGACCTGGACCTCACCCCCGAGGACATCGGCGAGGTCGAGCCCGTGACCACCGCGCGTGCCCTGCCCGAGCAGGCCACGAAGGACCGGGTCAACGGCTACGACGACGTGACCTGA
- a CDS encoding sensor histidine kinase, which yields MVSVDSPPGRRELPYARTLLLPAILMAAATGAAVALVTEPARLAVGLCGAVATVLVIAAAAEAVRRGRALRALRAEHARHTAYLEHRAAGHHEEMVRLGAEVLPNILHFMRRGVTPREIMGRLGEVNPAYTELGEPQRELIRMVCEIVDHEDAMRESAERSFVDIARRVQAIVHQQQKELREMEEDHGRNPEVFDDLLRIDHGTSLIGRLADSISVIGGGRPGRQWPEPVALYSVLRGAMSRILEYRRINLASIAKVNIKGTAVEPVIHAAAELLDNATRYSPPAAKVHVTATEVQSGVCIEIEDAGVSLSEESRGRIEGLLEQAKRGTDVQDLAHHPRLGLSVVGRLCTQFGMDVSLRASAYGGVRAILIVPSKMMTTEPGVGLAHGIGATSIPTPGPDALPGPERKPKKRRPTSPRIPATVSMEDDVPEVTEWTAGGLPQRRSRVKMPLSQRLAEQAAWEREDAEREARQAAERARNGIPAPAQPEPARDKDQGGLPPGHFIGAFWEGLKQHPGSAQAHQQSSSNEPAHAPADDEGNLK from the coding sequence ATGGTGAGTGTTGATTCCCCTCCAGGTCGCCGCGAACTTCCGTACGCGCGCACACTGTTGCTGCCCGCCATACTGATGGCCGCGGCCACCGGGGCCGCCGTCGCCCTCGTGACGGAACCGGCCCGGCTCGCCGTCGGCCTGTGCGGTGCCGTCGCCACCGTGCTGGTGATCGCCGCGGCCGCCGAAGCGGTGCGGCGCGGCCGCGCCCTGCGGGCCCTGCGCGCCGAGCACGCCCGTCACACCGCGTATCTGGAACACCGGGCCGCCGGCCACCACGAGGAAATGGTCCGCCTCGGCGCCGAAGTCCTCCCCAACATCCTGCACTTCATGCGCAGGGGCGTCACGCCCCGCGAGATCATGGGCCGCCTCGGCGAGGTGAACCCCGCCTACACCGAACTCGGCGAGCCCCAGCGCGAGCTGATCCGGATGGTCTGCGAGATCGTCGACCACGAGGACGCCATGCGCGAGTCCGCCGAGCGCTCCTTCGTCGACATCGCCCGCCGGGTCCAGGCGATCGTCCACCAGCAGCAGAAGGAACTCCGCGAGATGGAGGAGGACCACGGGCGCAACCCCGAGGTCTTCGACGACCTCCTGCGCATCGACCACGGCACCTCGCTGATCGGCCGCCTCGCCGACTCCATCTCGGTGATCGGCGGCGGCCGGCCCGGACGCCAGTGGCCCGAACCGGTCGCCCTCTACAGCGTGCTGCGCGGCGCCATGTCCCGGATCCTGGAGTACCGCCGGATCAACCTGGCCTCCATCGCCAAGGTCAACATCAAGGGCACCGCCGTCGAACCGGTCATCCACGCCGCCGCGGAACTCCTCGACAACGCCACCCGCTACTCGCCGCCCGCGGCCAAGGTGCACGTCACCGCGACCGAGGTGCAGAGCGGTGTGTGCATCGAGATCGAGGACGCCGGCGTCAGCCTCAGCGAGGAGTCCCGCGGCCGCATCGAGGGCCTGCTCGAGCAGGCCAAGCGCGGCACCGACGTGCAGGACCTCGCCCACCACCCGCGCCTGGGCCTGTCCGTCGTCGGCCGGCTGTGCACCCAGTTCGGCATGGACGTCTCGCTGCGGGCCTCCGCGTACGGCGGCGTCCGCGCCATCCTCATCGTGCCCAGCAAGATGATGACCACCGAGCCCGGCGTCGGCCTCGCCCACGGCATCGGCGCCACCTCGATCCCCACCCCCGGCCCCGACGCCCTGCCCGGACCGGAGCGCAAGCCCAAGAAGCGCCGTCCCACCAGCCCCCGGATCCCCGCCACGGTCTCCATGGAGGACGACGTTCCGGAGGTGACCGAGTGGACGGCGGGCGGGCTCCCGCAGCGCCGCAGCCGGGTCAAGATGCCGCTCAGCCAGCGCCTCGCCGAGCAGGCCGCGTGGGAGCGCGAGGACGCCGAACGCGAGGCCCGGCAGGCCGCCGAGCGCGCCCGCAACGGCATCCCGGCGCCCGCGCAGCCGGAGCCCGCGCGGGACAAGGACCAGGGCGGCCTCCCGCCCGGCCACTTCATCGGCGCCTTCTGGGAGGGGCTCAAGCAGCACCCGGGCAGCGCCCAGGCCCACCAGCAGTCCAGCAGCAACGAGCCGGCCCACGCCCCGGCAGACGACGAGGGGAACCTCAAGTGA